AATAACTGGAAATGGAAATAATATAagtgaaaaataatcttaaattaatTGTTATCACAGCAGTTATTAAGTAATAACCGACATATTATAGCCTACCTTTGAATATAAAAGTGTGCATGTTCAGTCTACCATAATGTTGCATGGCAAATTCAGAATATGTTTGCGTTGTTGCTGTCATAAATTAGCCGTTAAACTATTTTCCAAACACCTGGATTATGTTACTCTCTAGcctaattgttattatttacagttttaaagGATCAACGAATCAAGGATCAATAAAGCATGACTATTATCTGAGAGTGTTTCCACTGGAATTGACACTATTAAACTGCTTTGCAGGTTAACACCTCTAAAAGGTTGACTGCTCTTGTGACTTAACTCCGACGTAATGAGGACTTTCGTAGGTTAACGATGGGTGTTTTGGGGCCAGTTTTAAGGCTTAAAGGGACAAAACCAACAATATTTACGATGGTTTTAATAAGTGATCACATCGACTGCTCTTGCTTTCTCCACGTGGTCTTCATTAGTATTAAAGATTACATTCCAGTCTAATATAGTTCGTTTTCTATTACTAACCAATAGAACCTTTTCATATTTGAAAAGAATGAGGTTTATTGCGATACAATAGTGCAGATGCATTAAAACTAATTAGTTCAACGACTGTTGCGGTTGATGTGGAACAACATTgttcttacaaaaataaaccatGTTTTTGAGGTGCAAAgtgtggtgtttttttattgattagtACTTATGAATTGTTTTAATACAGTAACAATGGTCTAAATCCATGCTTTAactatgttttttgttttgactgCAATTGTTACATTTCGTAAGGGTGGTTAAAATGTTATGCTTGGCAGCGTTTAGTTTCCCCATTAATGTTGGTCCATTGTCAATGATGACAATATGATTTTAAAGGTAATCTAAAcgaatgttgtttttaacattctATTTACAAATATGTTGAACACATTAATTGTATTTCTACACTCTAATTTGTCGGGTTGGTACGTATTTGAGCAAACCGTGGACATAGCCTACCCATAGTTTTTAGAGTACCCTATAGAATGTAAAATTTTACAGAGTACTCTTTTCAAATCTGATCTTGATATGTGTAAAGAAAGAACATTTTCCATTACAGTTTCACCGCTATCTGAATGCAGATCCATGTAAAACCTAAATGCAGGTTGAAACAGACAAATAACcagacattctttcaaatttaTTAGAGAAATAGCTCCCTCTGCTGTTTACATTTCGCTAGTACACAAAAGAGAGAACATGCAGAGAATGGGCACCGAGCGCAACACcgtaaaaaaacacttttgggtggatggtttcataaagaactttTAACATCCACTGAACGTTTTCTCAAAATATAGTGGAAATTGGTTCTTTACACTATAAAATGGTTAGAAAGATATGgttctattaaaatattaaaatggttCTGCTATGGCATCATTGAGGAAAACTAGCATCTTTATTCCTGCGACTGTATGCTGAAAGAAATTGATAAAGACAATATACAAAGCGGTTTTTTAGTCATTCTAATCGACTATTGAGCTTTATGAGAATCTTCTACTACTCGTATTACATTAAATTGGTAAAGATTATATTGTATAAAAGCTTAAATTAAGATCTGGAAGATTCGCTTGAGTTTCACGTCATAGTCTAattagtaaatataatttagtaaattaatgtttttgcgATCTTTACAGAAGCTGCTATGGGCTACTAGCCTATTGCGTGTGACTTACGTTTTATGTTAGTCAACACAGATTTAGTTAAACGGTGTCGACGCTGTATCATTCCATCTGTGTTGGACTTTAAAACCAAAAGATCTGACACAACGTGCACATAAGGGATTCATCCTGCAGAGGGAGCCAGTAAAAACTAAATTGGTCTGTGCCTTTCACTCTCTTATGGCTTCTTGGACTTCATGAGGTACATCTCAGTTTGCAAAGCAGTCATGTTGACACACAGATGAACAGCTGCTGAAATACGACTGCCTTATCATACTTAAACTTAATGCCCACATCTACAACTATCAGTTAAGTCATAAAATTACCAGACATGGTCAAGAGTTCCCTTTTAAATCAACATGAGGAACAAATGTGACTTCGTCTGTGGAAATGGCGGTGCAATGATTGTTGGACCCCAGGGGCATTTTTCTCAGATATTGGAAAGGCATAATGTGGGGCGTGTAAGGTTATCCACGAATTTCTcgtatatatataattttttaagtaaaagaaAACTATGATGGAAGATTTTACCCCCGTTAACACATTGAGAACTGACAGTAGCCATGGACAATTTTCCATGAAATTCTGCTCTAAACAGTGTTGTAAACGGCATTGTCAGGAAATGTATATCCCTATTATGGTTAAAATAACAATCGTATCAGCGGTTGCGTGTCATCTCTAGCATAAATTGCCATCCAATTTTCCAGAAAATcaaatctttattaaatatCAAAAGATAATTAAATGGAGGTATGAAGTGAGTTCCTCAGGTTCACAATACCATAATAACCACAGACTACAGAACCCTGTAAAAAATCCGGTAAAAAACTGATAAATTAGCCCTACTGGCAGAAAATGACctgtacattttcctttattttgaGGACATTTCCatttatactaaaatgtaatttaatgcagtgcaaaatgtaaaatacatgtaaTACAACAGTAGAAATTAATACGAAAAAAtccttcatattaatacagtGTAGGCCTATTGAGCACTATTTTTACGGATTTTTGTAGAGTGtagttaatttaacattttaccaATTTTAATACTAccctaaaaaaacattattcgtCAAAACTTAAACTTGAAAgtgtgaatgtattttttattcaaacaaatgaggtttgttttgatattttgctaatatgtgacatttaaataaatcacatttatatacatttaagcAGGCTATATGTCCTCATAAGGGAATTTAACAGAAAGCTGTTACGGagttatttcagtttttactAATCCAAAAATGCATGTTACAAGAAACTTGCAAAAGAGGAGAAAGATAAACTGGAACTTGTTTAGCCGAAAATGTAACTGCATTTTTTGTACTAATCACGTGGTCGTCCACGGTCCACCTAAAGTTCCTATCCTActactttatttttctgttctaaacatttttattcaattggTCTaagtaaatttaaataaaaatgtaaatcactGTCATTTAGTCGTGTTGtaaccttaataaataaaaataacattttcctgCAGCTAATATGGTCTGCCACCTATATGCACGAAACAGGCATATTTCAACTATTTGTATTTCAAGTATAGCCTATTAATGCTTTAAAGAAACGAGTAGCAACTCTTACCAACCATTTAATCAAACCatgtacatgtttgtgtttcgtgtaaaacactgttttaattATCGCCCTACAGTGAAAGTGTATGGTACAGGTGCTGGAATgctttacaaatatttgtatagCCTTTTTGGATCCTGTAGCCTACACATACATATGCATTTAGCCTACCtattatttgttacatttcaAGCTAAGTGAATTTcatgaaatgttaatttttataaggaatatttatataaaaaatgacgaGAGAAAACCACTGTAACAACTGTACAATGTTGTTTTTCCTTTATATTATTTTCCGTGTAGCCTTCTCCTTGGGTTGAAGAAATCAAACAACAAGGGTAAATATTTGACACTGAAGAGCTCTTGGGTCTTTGAGAGTGCAGACTTTCCCTGAAGCATACTTCTATCCGTGGGAGTCTAATAGATTAAGGAGATACGAGAGGTCATTAGAAACTAAACTGTGTGCCTACACGGGGCTTTATTTATTCTCTGAGAGTGCGTGCTTAAATTCAAAGAGCTTGGCAAACATTTAACTCGCTTTATACAGGAATAGCAATATTTGGttacaattaataaaatgtttattcttgcTAACAATTTGGCATTTACTGAACTAAACATGATGATTGACTTACATAATCAGACACATTTATGACTTTTAATTTTCGTTTTGACCTTATGGATCATACACAAATAAGCAATGACTGAGTTAAAGAAAGGAAATGCAACCTTAATTTGTCTGTTTAAGGCTTTTATTAAACCTTCAGGGGGAAATTTGGAActaaaagagagaaacaaagcTTTTAAATACTGGTTACAAACATAACCGATAATTTAGTATTGGCGTAGGCAGCAAATAGACGTGGAGCAGTAGATAGTTGTCCAGATCCCGTTTGGCCCTATTCAAAACCATGACAACAAGAAACAAGCAAGGATTTATTCGACAAAGTTAAAGGACATTGTGCAGGGGCGTCAATCAAGCATTATTTCGGGTCTGAACAAATGCAAAATCTTGACTGGAACAAATGCTTCCAACGGGTCTCGGACGCGGGGCTACATTTCCCTCTTTTGTTCCCGGTCGCTGGTTGGCATGTATTTGTGTTCCTTTTTTCGCCCGACCACCCAGGACGACTAGACGAGAACGGATACCCACTCTGTTTGGGAGGGTCTACGCAGTCATCCAGTGCGCGCACTGAGACGAGGCAGTCGGAGATGCCTGGTGCACTTTGGTGGTGAGGTTCAAGACTCGACTATGCAGCAGCccataatgaaatatttatctCTGCACCTTTATATACCCAATGAAAATACTTGCGTTGCGTGTTGTTTACCAAGAGATGGGCTATCTTGtagaaaacaaataatgtaatgtaatattttaccGAAATATGCATTGAGTTAAAACGGCGAATTCTGGGTAAGCAAGAATATCAAACAACAGTGTTTCTTTCCCCTTACAGTTTTCTTCTTTGTTGAGTCAATCTACACATCCTGTATTAATCTTCAATTAATTATTGTCATAAATGCCGCCCATTGCTGGATTGACATTGTGCACATTTAGCCTGTGTTGATGTAAAACACCTACAATAAGCAACAAATACGTCAATAAAAGTATTAGAAAAACCAACTATGGGACACTAATGGATCACTTTGTATGCAAATATCCGATATATTATTTGAGCGGGGGGAAGAGGGGGGGGGGGTTCTTGTTGTTACTTGCCACCCAAGACGTGATTCAGCCTCAACAATTACCATTATCTGTTTCCCACTTTTCACGAATTCAGACGAATCAGTAATGATGAAGAGTGTTACCCACCATCATTGTAAAAGCAACGGCCTATTCTTTGACGAGTTCACACCTACCATTACAGGGATTTAAGTACTCGACTCATTGAGGTACTTAGCACCTATAAGGAGGAGAGGCCTGAAATTAGCGACCAAGTGCTGTTTATATAAACACCACGGCATCATTGTCATTTGGAGTCGCTTCTTCAAAACGGACGCAACACTTCAGCACTGCGCAACCGGGGATAGCTCTACAACACTGAGGATCAGTCCTGGAATTACCAGAAAACAAGCGTACAAATGGCTATCTCTAACAAGTTCAGTTTCACGGTGAGGAGTATTTTGGATTTGCCAGAAAACGACACTGATCGCATGGCACCCCATTCTCCAGTTGGTTCGTTCTCCGCCTCACCTTACTCGTCCTGGACTGAGAATGACAGAAGTCATTGCATCTGTGAGTTGTTAAAACATTCTCctataattttaaatgtttaataaaaatgtccaaGCTGATATTAATTATTTAGCAAACTGACTATTCAATTATACCTATTAATATTTTCCACATGGTTACTTTTAGCATTAAATATAAGCAAGATGGTCTACAGAAGTCTAATCTTTTTTACCTTCATGTTTTTAGCGTCAGACGAGAGCAACCCCGAGGCTTCACCAGACTCCACGGGGCCTGATGAGCTCTCCTTGGATGCAAAGGAACACGAAAAGAGGAAGAAGCGTCGTGTTTTATTCTCTAAGGCTCAAACGTATGAGTTGGAAAGGCGCTTCCGTCAGCAACGTTACCTGTCCGCTCCAGAAAGAGAGCAACTGGCTCACCTGTTACGGCTCACGCCCACGCAGGTGAAGATCTGGTTCCAAAACCACAGATATAAAATGAAGAGAGCGCGGATGGAGTGCGCTTATGACCTCAATCAACCTCCAGTGCTCCGCAGGGTCGTGGTGCCAATTTTGGTCCGAGATGGCAAACCGTATCCAAACTGCAATACCgagacagaaaaagaaagcTGCCTCGTTCCGCAAACGGTTCCATCTTCACCCTTCAGCGTCCCAAGTTTTCAGTCGTTACAGCAACAAACACCATTTGCGCTTTTCCCCACATACCAGCACTTCACCAACACACCGGGCTCACGTCACCACTTCTGTGTTTGGTGAGACTTTGTCAGCACACGAACTATTTCATAGACGTACAGTATATGGATTGATCAtgatttaagttgttttttatttacttaaggTGTAAAATTGATCGTTAAATGCTGTTTGCACATATTGTATGGTGTATTtacgttttttgtttttatcagatGCGTTTCGCAAGGTGTTTGTGTATAACTGTGTTATAACTAGAAAGTGctttttttaactatttgtattgttttaaatcaaaagtttatatattaagaaaaaactTATCTTTTATACGGATAAATCAGAGAATAGCTTGTGCCATGTTTGGTGAAACTACATCACATTTAAGTGTTGGATTCCAAAAAGTCTTCGTTCTTTATTCTAAGTGTTTAACCATTTTGTCTTCTTTTAAAATTCTATTTAATTGTTATTGTTAACTTACCAACTGATGGTTAGATTATATCAAGTTCTTAAATTGTAGaataaaaagaattaaaatacatttatccTCCAAATAAGTATTTTCTTATCATTTGTTTGGGATAATTCGTTCAATTTCTTGTTAATCTTGCGATTCTTGTTTGGTCTCGCATCGGACTGAATAGAACATGAAAATTAGAGCTCAGCAAGAGATGAGTGGCTTTTGTAATGTTAAGACGTTCACTTTCACCCAACAGAGAAGACAAATAACCCGCTTATCGAAAGGAATCTCAACATAGTAGGTTGAGGAACACTGAGGAAGGAATATACGATGCGCAAAATAGGGAAACCCACCAGCTTGCATTCTCTTCATTCTTTTCGATTCGTTTAAGCCCATACCGCATTTCAATAATGCTCTGTTTTAAAGCACctgtttgtaaatgttatatgtaaattgagatttaattgtgtttaaagcATTGGTgaataaaggaaaaaataaaacttgttctTAACAGTGTCCGGCCCAACACAACACATCTACCACACCCCCACCCTCCCAGTTAGTATCCTCTTTGTCACCTGGCCTTTTGTCCCTTCTCTCAGGCCATCTTGCACTACATATGGAAGGGACTGACCGACGCGCTCTTCTCGCTACATCTTCCCTTAAACACTTTTTGTGTCGTCTTCTGAAAGGACCATTGTGTGGCTCCCAAAAGGACCTAGACAAAATCCGCAGCGTCTCAATTCTCGTGATGTTTAATCAGTCCCAGGCTGACAAATTTATGGGCTTCACAAGACAATGGAGTTTAAAAGTCTCAGGGTTTTGGGAGTGACAAAGGCGTCTAGAGGTCTCAGTTAGTTAAGGTTTGACCAAAACTTATAATGGGATCGAAATACACAACGATTTCTACATCGTATTGTATATTATCTTTTTTATACTGGTTTTGAATAGTAAGTAGCAGGTGAAATCCTTGTACGAACGTATGAGTTATACAACAAGGAAGATCTCACATGGAGTTTACATATTATCATCGCGTCAGTATAAAAGTTCTATGTTTCCCCAAACTACGAAATGTGCAATCTTAAAGCTGCTTGAAACAACGTGTGCTATAAAGTGTAGATGTTCTATAAACAAATTATGCCAGCAACAGcctacatttatttgttatctgCTATTAACTAAATACGATTTTTATggatttaaatggatagttttTTGCCAAAATGGATATTCTgacatgatttactcaccctcaggtggTTCATAAACTACTATGTTCTGCTGAACAgaactaaatatatttagaaaaatgtttgcttttttagttctgggacatcattgacttccagGAAAAAAGGTGCCCTTCTTGCttttcttaaattcttcaaaatatctaattctGTGTCCCAGAACAGAAAATGGCTAattttcttccaaatacctttgtgttcaacagaacaaagaaatgtattgctGCCGTCCTTCTGCTAATGATCTCCATATTTCTTGATTTCTTgtgataaatcattattattagtcatccttTGTTTGTCACTGGATTTTGCCAATGAATCAACAATAATCTTTCTTTGTTGTTACAGTTAACAGTAAGAATGTTCAGAAACCTTATAAATATTGCCTGTCACATTAAATCAAAACATCTAGTTAGGCTacctttaaaaagtacaaaggGGAAATAAAGTATGTATATCTTTAGTATAGGACAAATCATATGCATCGATAAAACATAAAGACTTGAATATATAGAATATTACAAAACACGTGTAACACACTTGTGATTTCTATTTCCGACTCCAGCCAAATCTTAATTTTGAGTTTCATTAAGATATATGGTTTATTGTTATCATCACCGGCCAGTTGTAAAATAAAGCCGTAACATGTCTAAATATCGAATCATTATGAACATACTAGGGCATTCTCAAAATTgtcaaaattaataaaacaaaaataaataggaaCAGTAGCCATGTCCATAGCATCGGCTTCCTTTGAGCTCTGCCACCTTGAGGTTAACAGCTTCACGAGGTggtattataatattataggGCTCGGAGGAAAACGAGTGCCCGTCATGCTGGATTCCCAGGAGCGGCGATATTGCCGCCCGTCAGCGCCTTTTCAGCCGATGTGGCTGCCGCTGCagttcacaaaaatataaaaaaattgatcgTCAGACGGGCATACCGCAAAGAGCCGTGTCAGTGGAAGTTGCGGGATTTTGGATGCACGAACACCGCTTGCGCGCACCGCCTCTGCTCCGCCAACGAAGCGGCCCGCGTTTTGCAGTTTACCGCAAGTTTCccattgaaaatgaaaaggCCAAACGCAACTGACTCCAAACGTGTTAATCCGCCATCACTCCTGTAAACTGCCCCTGCATGCTCACTGCTGACCGCTAGATGTCACAAGAGTACTGTCTAGGGTTCTAGATGAATGATCTGCTctaattaaaaacaagaaaggatcaatattcataatttattacatttgtattaaacGTAGCATATGCTTTATTTCATGTGagcgttttgtttttatctatGCGTTTTTTGCATTAATATATAAAACCTATACATCTAATATAATAGGCCTAAAGTCTGCCAAACAATTGTGACATACAGTCAAACCAAAAATTATTCAGACACCAGAATTTATTCACAATGGAAAAGACTGTCCCTCTAgtccaggggtgtccaaagtcagtcctggagggccggtgtcctgcaaagtttagtttcaaccctaatcaaataCACCTGAACAGccaatcaaggtctcacaaagcatactagaaacttccaaacaggtgtgttgagtcaagttggagctgaactctgaaggactgtggccctccaggaccgacattggacacatATGCTCTAGTCATATCTAATCTTTTTGCTATTTCTGATTGAAATGGCTTCCTTGTAGAGTTTGACTGCCTTTTCCTACAAATCAGTTGCTGTTTCATTGGTTTTTCTCATCCTTCTGTTGGACTGTCTCACAAATGAACCAAATTTGGTTAACCAATTACCAAGCAATGCTTAACTTTTTTCTGTCTGTGGTATAAAAAGATATAGCAATTATAGAAAATACACTTAAGCAGAACATAGTAGGGTCAAAGTGTCAGAATAAAGTTTGGTCCCAAATGTTTATCCATACTTGCAGACCGATAAGAATTTTTGGTTAGAAAATGTCTGTTTACCTTATTTTGCCATGCTATAGAACTATAGTGCCCTGCATCAACTAGTAAAAAATATCCAAAATGATGTCTGGTGTCTGAATACATTTTGGTTtgacatatgaagagttttggtcacaaaatgagataactccattaaaaatctgaaaacaagttgtttattgtgcattccaattcatatcaatcaaactgcagtttgtttgtttttatttaagccataGTTACTAAAataatacagctaactaacacaataaaaacataacaataacaataaaaaagatgaaaatttCGACTCTCATTTTGGGaccaaactctttatatatatgtagagagagagagagagagagagagagagagagagggagaggagagagagagagagagagagagagagagagagagagagagagagagcggcgAGTTGGTCAAATATCTGAGGAACAAGACAAAGCGTACTAATTACTTTTAATTGAGCATTATAGCCGAGGAGAGTTTTTTCAGATAATTAAGAGACCCTTTTTGTAAACTGGATCAAGTAGGCTGGACACCTTAAGCAACATTGGGCACCCAACAGTTATGActctaattattttaattgcatACACGATTACCATCACTGGTGAATAAACTACATGCACCTGTGTGCTGACTTCCAACTAAGACATTTATTAGCCAAATGGTCAGTTGTCTATcaggtttttttaaatgcctaacacttttaaaagcattaaacaactataattatttttattacagtgaaATTAAAGCACTGTCCAAGCGCGTAAGCGCCACGATTGATATATTGTTATGTTAAAAATGAAGGATATGTTTTCCAAAATGCAAACAAGTCGGtagaaaataaaacttaatcTCTTTAGGGTAATCTGTATTCGATAAGAGtcttttttgttgttcaaaTTTTGACCATCAGAAGGCGCTGTGTTTCCTGTTTGTCGAATTATACCCGTGTAGACATAGGGGCAGCTGGGGATGTCAAATTATAGGCCTACTTGAAGCCTTCCACAAAATAGCAAAAAGAGACATTACGttgacaaagagaaaaaagtgacatttttttaaaatcagatatttaaataaattaaacataaattaaatatctaTACAATTTTAGCAATAAGCCTGTATAtctttaaaattatgttttaacattgtaatttcaatgtatgtatttaaattatattttaatacttatattttaatataaaaaacttaatttgtttaattaacttttgatttgtttgtttgaattgtttgtgtgtttacgcgcacgcgcgtgtgtgtgtgtgtgtgtgtgtatgcagcATTGATTTTATTTACCTAACAAATCAAGTTCCAAATGAATGTATGAGATGTTGGCACGGTTCACAGAGAAGGCTAAAGGCtaatcccagactaaaatgaatgtgttacCTGTTTTAACGGAATATAAATTGCCCAgtaatatcttaaaataaaagatgcaCACCTGTTACTTATtattctaaggcatttttataaaagtgacataAATAACTTACTTCAACTAAGACATAGTCCTGATTTAAAATAagctgtgtctgtgaaaccgggccttaaaGTGATAAAtatcctgtaaaaaaaatattcttattcTATCCTTCAATAATCcatttattcatgtgtttaaacaataaaataaataggctTCAGCTCTTTGTGGTAACCCTGAAGGAAACACTTCTCCCACATTTCCTAAACACATGGAACACTTGTGTATAGCATTTGTCTGAGTGATCGACTGTTAGagcaacagattttttttttcttttttgataaatattattattattgtgttggtattattattataattattatcatttttattgttattgttattcaatTTTAcccttttattattatttatattattctattatataataaaataaaataatattattattatgttataacAACACTACTAAGCACTATATCTCaaagtattatttaaatatgaatagcTAAATTGTACAATGTTAAATCACTATATTGTGGGGTCAATTATTAGCATATTATCCTCATcaaattggtaaaaaaaactcaattgtGA
The sequence above is drawn from the Triplophysa dalaica isolate WHDGS20190420 chromosome 15, ASM1584641v1, whole genome shotgun sequence genome and encodes:
- the nkx2.9 gene encoding NK2 transcription factor related, locus 9 — its product is MAISNKFSFTVRSILDLPENDTDRMAPHSPVGSFSASPYSSWTENDRSHCISSDESNPEASPDSTGPDELSLDAKEHEKRKKRRVLFSKAQTYELERRFRQQRYLSAPEREQLAHLLRLTPTQVKIWFQNHRYKMKRARMECAYDLNQPPVLRRVVVPILVRDGKPYPNCNTETEKESCLVPQTVPSSPFSVPSFQSLQQQTPFALFPTYQHFTNTPGSRHHFCVW